One window of the Salvia miltiorrhiza cultivar Shanhuang (shh) chromosome 6, IMPLAD_Smil_shh, whole genome shotgun sequence genome contains the following:
- the LOC130990119 gene encoding uncharacterized protein LOC130990119 gives MRNLPISLISIFMLFLAISLTIITPKSTFLLHPKFLQIIFKFQHILPTIRKNPIHEPPYCLLWMAPFLSGGGYSSEAWSYILALNAYLKKQKAPIFKLRIEHYADLQDMEFWVGLPPEMRNLAINLYQTKCKPNQTLVICHSEPGAWHPPLYETLPCPPSGYGQFKAVVGRTMFETDRVNEEHVGRCNRMDYVWVPTDFHVATFRQSGVDPLKLRKIIQPVDSTFFDPLKVEPLRLDAVSRAVLGSEKLISRAKFVFLSVFKWEHRKGWDVLLRAYLEEFGGKEDGVALCLLTNAYHTESDFDRKIVRYVKGLNLDGRLAPVYVIDGHIAQVDLPRLYKAADAFVLPSRGEGWGRPVVEAMAMALPVIATNWSGPTEYLTEQNGYPLPFDGMSEVRNEPFEGHLWAEPSVDRLRFLMRLVVSNRSQAMAKGLQARVDMKGRFSPQIVADQVVSHLQEILHNLD, from the coding sequence ATGAGAAATCTACCCATTTCTCTAATTTCCATCTTCATGCTCTTCCTCGCCATTTCCCTCACCATAATAACCCCAAAATCGACCTTTCTTCTCCACCCCAAATTTCTCCAAATAATCTTCAAATTCCAGCATATCCTCCCAACCATTAGGAAAAACCCAATTCACGAACCCCCTTATTGCCTCCTATGGATGGCCCCTTTCCTCTCCGGCGGCGGCTACAGCTCCGAAGCCTGGTCCTACATTCTCGCACTCAACGCCTATCTCAAGAAACAAAAagccccaattttcaaattgcGCATCGAGCATTACGCCGATCTTCAGGATATGGAATTTTGGGTGGGTTTGCCCCCGGAAATGAGAAATCTCGCCATCAATCTCTACCAAACCAAATGCAAACCCAATCAAACCCTAGTAATTTGCCACAGCGAGCCCGGGGCTTGGCATCCGCCTCTCTACGAAACCCTACCCTGCCCGCCGTCCGGCTACGGTCAGTTCAAGGCTGTTGTTGGCAGGACCATGTTTGAGACTGATAGAGTGAATGAGGAGCATGTGGGGAGGTGTAATCGAATGGATTATGTATGGGTTCCTACTGACTTCCATGTTGCCACATTTAGGCAAAGTGGGGTTGATCCATTGAAGCTGAGGAAGATCATCCAGCCAGTCGATTCAACCTTCTTCGATCCGTTAAAGGTCGAGCCTTTGAGGTTGGATGCAGTGAGCAGGGCTGTGTTGGGATCAGAAAAGTTGATCTCAAGGGCAAAGTTTGTTTTCTTGAGTGTGTTCAAATGGGAGCATAGAAAGGGTTGGGATGTGTTGTTGAGAGCTTATTTGGAGGAGTTTGGTGGAAAAGAAGATGGTGTTGCGTTGTGTTTGTTGACAAATGCCTATCACACAGAGAGTGATTTTGATAGGAAGATTGTTAGATATGTGAAGGGATTAAATTTGGATGGTAGATTGGCTCCCGTTTATGTGATTGATGGCCATATAGCTCAGGTTGATCTGCCGAGGCTGTATAAGGCCGCTGATGCCTTTGTGCTGCCTTCTAGAGGCGAGGGGTGGGGCCGGCCAGTGGTGGAGGCGATGGCAATGGCATTGCCCGTGATTGCCACCAACTGGTCCGGCCCGACTGAGTATTTGACGGAGCAGAATGGCTACCCGTTGCCCTTTGATGGGATGAGTGAGGTCCGGAATGAGCCATTTGAGGGGCATCTGTGGGCGGAGCCATCCGTTGATAGGCTGCGATTCTTGATGAGGCTCGTTGTCAGCAATCGCAGTCAAGCTATGGCTAAAGGACTGCAAGCTAGGGTTGACATGAAGGGGAGATTCTCCCCTCAAATTGTTGCAGACCAAGTTGTGAGCCATTTGCAGGAAATTCTCCACAATCTTGATTGA
- the LOC130990120 gene encoding zinc finger A20 and AN1 domain-containing stress-associated protein 8-like isoform X1, producing the protein MVKREFGEGSIRNFDRLFSHFPTVVYKQIQRNKNKIIVIQYQGPLSLSPPSVSLFTSQIDPIICWIKEVASMESSKETGCQAREGPILCINNCGFFGSAATMNMCSKCHKDMVLKQQQAQFAAASIENMVNGSSSSSIEPLPADAVNAKAEPVELKTDAPRLTPDLVSSESSEPKPKEGPNRCTTCRKRVGLTGFSCRCGNMFCSVHRYSDKHECPFDYRSAAQDAIAKANPLVKADKLEKI; encoded by the exons ATGGTGAAAAGAGAGTTTGGTGAGGGCAGTATTCGTAATTTCGACCGACTCTTCTCCCATTTCCCTACTGTCGTATATAAGCAGATACAgcgcaataaaaataaaattatagtaattcAATATCAaggccccctctctctctctcccccctccGTTTCTCTCTTCACCTCTCAAATTGATCCAATTATCTGTTGGATTAAG GAAGTTGCATCTATGGAATCCTCCAAGGAAACCGGCTGCCAAGCTCGAGAAGGCCCAATTCTTTGCATCAACAACTGTGGCTTTTTCGGCAGTGCTGCTACGATGAATATGTGCTCCAAGTGCCATAAAGACATGGTATTGAAACAGCAGCAGGCCCAGTTTGCTGCCGCGTCCATTGAGAACATGGTGAATGGCAGCAGCTCAAGCAGCATAGAGCCTCTCCCTGCTGATGCGGTGAACGCGAAAGCTGAGCCGGTCGAATTAAAAACCGATGCTCCTCGACTGACCCCTGATCTGGTGTCAAGCGAGAGCTCAGAGCCAAAGCCGAAGGAGGGACCAAACAGGTGCACTACTTGCCGCAAGCGGGTGGGACTGACTGGATTCAGTTGTCGGTGTGGGAACATGTTCTGCTCGGTCCATCGCTACTCGGACAAACACGAGTGCCCGTTTGACTACCGGTCGGCCGCTCAGGACGCCATAGCGAAGGCGAACCCGCTGGTTAAAGCTGATAAGCTGGAGAAGATCTGA
- the LOC130990120 gene encoding zinc finger A20 and AN1 domain-containing stress-associated protein 8-like isoform X2, with protein sequence MESSKETGCQAREGPILCINNCGFFGSAATMNMCSKCHKDMVLKQQQAQFAAASIENMVNGSSSSSIEPLPADAVNAKAEPVELKTDAPRLTPDLVSSESSEPKPKEGPNRCTTCRKRVGLTGFSCRCGNMFCSVHRYSDKHECPFDYRSAAQDAIAKANPLVKADKLEKI encoded by the coding sequence ATGGAATCCTCCAAGGAAACCGGCTGCCAAGCTCGAGAAGGCCCAATTCTTTGCATCAACAACTGTGGCTTTTTCGGCAGTGCTGCTACGATGAATATGTGCTCCAAGTGCCATAAAGACATGGTATTGAAACAGCAGCAGGCCCAGTTTGCTGCCGCGTCCATTGAGAACATGGTGAATGGCAGCAGCTCAAGCAGCATAGAGCCTCTCCCTGCTGATGCGGTGAACGCGAAAGCTGAGCCGGTCGAATTAAAAACCGATGCTCCTCGACTGACCCCTGATCTGGTGTCAAGCGAGAGCTCAGAGCCAAAGCCGAAGGAGGGACCAAACAGGTGCACTACTTGCCGCAAGCGGGTGGGACTGACTGGATTCAGTTGTCGGTGTGGGAACATGTTCTGCTCGGTCCATCGCTACTCGGACAAACACGAGTGCCCGTTTGACTACCGGTCGGCCGCTCAGGACGCCATAGCGAAGGCGAACCCGCTGGTTAAAGCTGATAAGCTGGAGAAGATCTGA
- the LOC130990121 gene encoding zinc finger A20 and AN1 domain-containing stress-associated protein 8-like has translation MESSNETSYQAREGPILCINNCGFFGSAATMNMCSKCHKDMVLKQQQTQFAAASIENMVNGCSSSSINQKEPLPANAVSVDAGAVDLKLDSPQPIPDLVSSEPKPNERPSRCTSCRKRVGLTGFSCRCGNLFCSVHRYSDKHECSFDYRSVAQDAIAKANPLVKADKLDKI, from the coding sequence ATGGAGTCTTCAAATGAGACAAGCTACCAAGCTCGAGAAGGCCCGATTCTCTGCATCAACAACTGTGGCTTCTTCGGAAGTGCTGCTACGATGAACATGTGCTCCAAGTGCCATAAAGACATGGTACTGAAACAGCAGCAGACACAATTTGCTGCAGCATCAATCGAGAACATGGTTAATGGCTGCAGCAGCTCTAGCATCAACCAGAAAGAGCCTCTCCCTGCCAATGCAGTGAGCGTGGATGCTGGGGCAGTTGATTTAAAACTCGATTCCCCCCAACCAATTCCTGATTTGGTGAGCTCGGAGCCAAAGCCAAATGAGAGACCGAGCCGGTGCACTAGTTGCCGTAAGCGTGTGGGATTAACCGGATTCAGTTGTAGGTGCGGGAACCTTTTCTGCTCGGTCCATCGCTACTCGGACAAACACGAGTGCTCGTTCGACTACCGGTCGGTCGCTCAGGACGCCATAGCGAAGGCGAACCCGCTCGTTAAGGCTGATAAGCTCGACAAGATCTAA
- the LOC130990123 gene encoding target of rapamycin complex subunit LST8-1 yields MSQQPSVVLATASYDHTIRFWEAKSGRCYRTIQYPESQVNRLEITPDKRYLAAAGNPHIRLFDVNSNSPQPVMSYDSHTNNVMAVGFQCDGNWMYSGSEDGTVKIWDLRAPGCQREYESRAAVNTVVLHPNQTELISGDQNGNIRVWDLTANSCSCELVPEVDTAVRSLTVMWDGSLVVAANNRGTCYVWRLMRGTQTMTNFEPLHKLQAHDEYILKCLLSPELCEPNRYLATASSDNTVKIWNVDGFTLEKTLVGHQRWVWDCVFSVDGAFLITASSDSTARLWSMATGEEIKVYRGHQKATVCCALHDGTEPS; encoded by the exons ATGAGTCAACAGCCATCAGTTGTTTTGGCTACTGCAAGCTATGATCACACCATCCGTTTCTGGGAAGCGAAAAGTGGGCGCTGCTATCGAACAATCCAGTACCCAGAATCT CAAGTGAACAGGCTTGAGATTACTCCAGATAAGCGCTACCTGGCTGCAGCTGGGAATCCGCATATTCGACTGTTTGATGTCAATTCAAACAGCCCTCAGCCC GTGATGAGCTATGACTCACACACTAATAATGTAATGGCTGTTGGATTTCAATGCGATGGAAATTGGATGTATTCAGGATCTGAAGATGGAACTGTGAAGATATGGGATTTAAG GGCACCAGGTTGCCAGAGGGAATATGAAAGTCGTGCAGCAGTTAACACTGTGGTTTTGCACCCAAATCAG ACTGAATTGATATCCGGGGATCAAAATGGTAATATCCGCGTATGGGATTTAACAGCAAATTCTTGCAGTTGTGAGTTG GTACCAGAAGTTGATACAGCAGTACGATCCTTGACTGTAATGTGGGATGGTAGCTTGGTGGTTGCAGCAAATAACCGTGGGACATGCTATGTATGGCGTCTCATGCGAGGAACACAG ACTATGACCAACTTCGAGCCACTTCATAAACTTCAGGCTCATGACGAGTATATACTTAAATGTTTGCTTTCGCCAGAGTTATGTGAGCCTAATCG GTATTTGGCTACTGCATCTTCGGACAACACTGTCAAAATATGGAACGTGGATGGTTTTACGTTGGAAAAAACACTAGTGG GTCATCAGCGCTGGGTTTGGGACTGTGTTTTCTCTGTCGATGGTGCTTTTCTAATCACAG CTTCCTCCGATTCAACTGCAAGATTGTGGTCCATGGCCACCGGTGAAGAGATCAAAGTCTACAGAGGACATCAAAAGGCAACTGTGTGCTGTGCTCTTCATGACGGGACTGAGCCTTCGTGA